A portion of the Carya illinoinensis cultivar Pawnee chromosome 11, C.illinoinensisPawnee_v1, whole genome shotgun sequence genome contains these proteins:
- the LOC122282405 gene encoding uncharacterized protein LOC122282405 — MEYVSAAKLQIQVWRWRKQYLPPDIGLLAKKSIQPPGFFPHSTLLTWPTGSEHTSRFIEIEKLKPELYSPASVSLFRPLTRRPLDLTRRRPLDWVPSFSFFSPISLIISTPPSSHLKLLSHPDTHLNFFLTQTPKPPSVPNPQYQSLLPQPVSSPTLAPISSPSTPYRTLPSPITWRSLTLETLQKLFFILNEDPISLTPLSPNLSHRHSPKPLSPNLCLEPSKTLLSFKLILTQSHLFRHFVWVTSFRPSPSSLVKGDDMHRTKAGSSSHLLFQGDDMHRTKAFPQSTGAFLVIVFGWIML, encoded by the exons ATGGAGTACGTTTCTGCTGCGAAGCTCCAAATCCAAGTGTGGAGATGGCGCAAACAGTATTTACCCCCTGACATAG GGCTATTAGCGAAAAAGTCTATCCAGCCTCCGGGTTTTTTTCCGCACTCCACACTCCTGACGTGGCCAACCGGTTCGGAGCACACGTCACGGTTTATTGAAATTGAGAAATTGAAACCCGAGCTTTATTCTCCCGCTTCAGTCTCCCTCTTCAGACCTCTCACTCGAAGACCTCTCGACCTCACTCGACGAAGACCTCTGGACTGGGTACCTTCATTCTCATTCTTCTCCCCCATATCTCTCATTATTTCAACTCCTCCTTCCTCTCACTTGAAGCTTCTTTCTCACCCCGACACCCATCTCAACTTCTTTCTCACCCAGACGCCAAAACCCCCTTCAGTCCCGAACCCCCAGTATCAAAGTCTTCTCCCTCAACCCGTCTCTTCTCCAACACTAGCGCCCATTTCTTCTCCCTCAACCCCTTATCGTACTCTTCCCTCACCCATCACCTGGAGGTCCCTCACCCTTGAAACCCTACAAAAGCTATTTTTCATCCTCAACGAAGACCCCATCTCCCTCACCCCCCTTAGTCCCAATCTTTCTCACCGTCACTCTCCCAAGCCCTTGAGTCCCAATCTGTGCCTCGAACCCTCAAAAACCCTTCTTTCGTTCAAGCTGATACTCACTCAGTCACACCTATTTCGCCATTTTGTTTGGGTTACAAGTTTTAGACCAAGCCCCAGCAGTCTTGTCAAG GGGGATGATATGCATAGGACAAAAGCTGGTAGTTCTTCACATTTGTTGTTTCAAGGGGATGATATGCATAGGACAAAAGCATTTCCACAAAGCACTGGCGCTTTTCTTGTAATAGTTTTTGGTTGGATCATGCTATAG
- the LOC122281651 gene encoding glucan endo-1,3-beta-glucosidase 11-like isoform X2, producing the protein MESGAFHFCSSVLLLIISGILLFPLMVASIGINYGQIANNLPSPEDVVPLVKSVGATKVKLYDADPKVLQAFANTGVEFIVGLGNDYLAKMKDPEKAEAWVKTNVQTFLPATNITSIFVGNEVLTFNDTTLTGSLLPAMQSVHTALVNLGLDKQVAVTTAHSLAILETSYPPSAGAFRRDLTSCINQLLSFHAKTGSPFLINAYPFFAYKANPKQVPLDFVLFQPNSGIVDPSTNLRYDNMLIAQIDAVYAALASAGYKKLPVHISETGWPSRGDEDEAGATPENAKKYNGNLFKLMKKKGTPMRPSFNLNIYVFALFNENMKPGPTSERNYGLFKPDGTPAYSLGIATNEGVSNATSFGGSTPESSGMPDTTPESSSTGYLSISSSSPERYHLGVGPAFFVIMSMVIRLVLY; encoded by the exons ATGGAGTCGGGTGCATTTCACTTCTGCTCTTCAGTGCTGCTTCTTATCATCTCAG GCATTTTGTTATTTCCTCTAATGGTTGCTTCAATCGGAATAAACTACGGCCAAATAGCGAACAATCTACCTTCACCAGAGGACGTAGTCCCTCTTGTGAAATCTGTGGGTGCCACTAAGGTGAAGCTGTACGACGCAGATCCAAAAGTGCTCCAAGCATTCGCCAACACCGGCGTGGAATTCATAGTCGGCTTGGGTAATGACTACTTGGCGAAGATGAAGGACCCCGAGAAAGCCGAAGCTTGGGTCAAGACCAACGTCCAGACCTTCCTCCCGGCGACAAACATCACCTCCATCTTCGTGGGCAACGAAGTTTTAACCTTCAACGACACCACTCTCACAGGCTCTCTTCTTCCAGCGATGCAGAGCGTACACACAGCGCTCGTGAATCTTGGGTTAGACAAACAGGTGGCTGTGACTACCGCTCACTCCTTGGCCATTCTCGAAACCTCATACCCACCTTCGGCCGGGGCTTTTCGTCGCGATCTAACGAGCTGTATAAACCAACTTTTGAGCTTCCACGCCAAGACGGGCTCGCCATTCTTGATCAACGCGTACCCTTTCTTCGCGTACAAGGCGAACCCGAAGCAGGTCCCACTGGACTTCGTTCTCTTCCAGCCGAACTCAGGGATCGTAGACCCTTCCACGAACCTCCGCTACGACAACATGCTGATCGCGCAGATCGACGCCGTGTACGCCGCTCTAGCTTCGGCTGGTTACAAGAAGCTGCCTGTTCACATCTCCGAGACGGGTTGGCCCTCGAGAGGGGACGAGGATGAGGCCGGTGCTACCCCGGAGAACGCAAAGAAGTACAACGGGAACCTCTTTAAGCTTATGAAGAAAAAGGGGACGCCGATGAGGCCGAGCTTCAACCTAAATATCTACGTCTTTGCTTTGTTCAACGAGAACATGAAACCCGGACCGACTTCCGAGAGGAATTACGGGCTGTTCAAGCCGGACGGTACTCCGGCGTACTCGCTAGGAATTGCCACAAACGAAGGGGTTAGCAACGCTACGAGTTTTGGGGGATCCACTCCCGAGAGCTCCGGTATGCCAGACACGACGCCGGAGAGTTCTTCCACCGGTTATTTGtccatttcctcttcttctccg GAGAGATATCATTTGGGAGTTGGCCCAGCATTCTTTGTCATCATGTCTATGGTGATTAGATTGGTACTTTATTAA
- the LOC122281651 gene encoding glucan endo-1,3-beta-glucosidase 11-like isoform X1, with protein sequence MESGAFHFCSSVLLLIISVGILLFPLMVASIGINYGQIANNLPSPEDVVPLVKSVGATKVKLYDADPKVLQAFANTGVEFIVGLGNDYLAKMKDPEKAEAWVKTNVQTFLPATNITSIFVGNEVLTFNDTTLTGSLLPAMQSVHTALVNLGLDKQVAVTTAHSLAILETSYPPSAGAFRRDLTSCINQLLSFHAKTGSPFLINAYPFFAYKANPKQVPLDFVLFQPNSGIVDPSTNLRYDNMLIAQIDAVYAALASAGYKKLPVHISETGWPSRGDEDEAGATPENAKKYNGNLFKLMKKKGTPMRPSFNLNIYVFALFNENMKPGPTSERNYGLFKPDGTPAYSLGIATNEGVSNATSFGGSTPESSGMPDTTPESSSTGYLSISSSSPERYHLGVGPAFFVIMSMVIRLVLY encoded by the exons ATGGAGTCGGGTGCATTTCACTTCTGCTCTTCAGTGCTGCTTCTTATCATCTCAG TAGGCATTTTGTTATTTCCTCTAATGGTTGCTTCAATCGGAATAAACTACGGCCAAATAGCGAACAATCTACCTTCACCAGAGGACGTAGTCCCTCTTGTGAAATCTGTGGGTGCCACTAAGGTGAAGCTGTACGACGCAGATCCAAAAGTGCTCCAAGCATTCGCCAACACCGGCGTGGAATTCATAGTCGGCTTGGGTAATGACTACTTGGCGAAGATGAAGGACCCCGAGAAAGCCGAAGCTTGGGTCAAGACCAACGTCCAGACCTTCCTCCCGGCGACAAACATCACCTCCATCTTCGTGGGCAACGAAGTTTTAACCTTCAACGACACCACTCTCACAGGCTCTCTTCTTCCAGCGATGCAGAGCGTACACACAGCGCTCGTGAATCTTGGGTTAGACAAACAGGTGGCTGTGACTACCGCTCACTCCTTGGCCATTCTCGAAACCTCATACCCACCTTCGGCCGGGGCTTTTCGTCGCGATCTAACGAGCTGTATAAACCAACTTTTGAGCTTCCACGCCAAGACGGGCTCGCCATTCTTGATCAACGCGTACCCTTTCTTCGCGTACAAGGCGAACCCGAAGCAGGTCCCACTGGACTTCGTTCTCTTCCAGCCGAACTCAGGGATCGTAGACCCTTCCACGAACCTCCGCTACGACAACATGCTGATCGCGCAGATCGACGCCGTGTACGCCGCTCTAGCTTCGGCTGGTTACAAGAAGCTGCCTGTTCACATCTCCGAGACGGGTTGGCCCTCGAGAGGGGACGAGGATGAGGCCGGTGCTACCCCGGAGAACGCAAAGAAGTACAACGGGAACCTCTTTAAGCTTATGAAGAAAAAGGGGACGCCGATGAGGCCGAGCTTCAACCTAAATATCTACGTCTTTGCTTTGTTCAACGAGAACATGAAACCCGGACCGACTTCCGAGAGGAATTACGGGCTGTTCAAGCCGGACGGTACTCCGGCGTACTCGCTAGGAATTGCCACAAACGAAGGGGTTAGCAACGCTACGAGTTTTGGGGGATCCACTCCCGAGAGCTCCGGTATGCCAGACACGACGCCGGAGAGTTCTTCCACCGGTTATTTGtccatttcctcttcttctccg GAGAGATATCATTTGGGAGTTGGCCCAGCATTCTTTGTCATCATGTCTATGGTGATTAGATTGGTACTTTATTAA
- the LOC122281551 gene encoding ubiquitin carboxyl-terminal hydrolase 9-like → MTIPDSSFMMDNGASCLPHPPEEENRIVTDLMNKSESNLKEGNLYYVISNRWFTSWQRYVGQGNGECSTDKKFSDSQQSNVVPSKRADRPGPIDNSDIVLDNNDCGSNELEVRRGLHEGVNYVLVPQEAWEKLSDWYKGGPALPRKLILQGVKQHQFHVEVYPLCLNLVDSRDNSESVIRLSKKASIRELYETVCAPRGIEYGKARIWDYFNKRKHTALNISSQTLEESNLQINQHIFLEVQADGHYSSQFGMDSTGNELALVPLEPSRSSLTIAGGPTMSNGHSTGYSFNLNRGSALATGCSDIDDRYDSYNSVKKGDRGGLAGLQNLGNTCFMNSAIQCLVHTPPLFEYFLQDYFEEINTENPLGMNGELAIAFGELLRKLWSSGRTTIAPRAFKGKLARFAPQFSGYNQHDSQELLAFLLDGLHEDLNRVKQKPYIETKDSDGRADEEVANECWNYHKARNDSVIVDVCQGQYKSTLVCPVCGKISITFDPFMYLSLPMPSTVTRTMTVTMFYGDGSGLPMPYTVTVPKHGCCKDLSQALGTACCLRGDESLLLAEVREHAIHRYFENPLESLVSIKDDEHVVAYRSKKVTGRIKLEIIHRVQEKQEKFTSENLKGGGRKHFGTPLVTYLGEDALNEADISIAVSRMLSPLRRRYSSLTHKAHNSKENGFVSETTNEPLGSYNSQSGPGDQSINNTELEETSSRDMSLQLSLTNGIGLSCKPIDKDSLVKSSQLVKAFLDWSDKEHELYDSSYLKDLPEVHKTVFTVKKTWQEAVSLFSCLEAFLTEEPLGPDDMWYCPRCKEHRQATKKLDLWMLPDILVVHLKRFSYSRYLKNKLDTYVNFPIRNLDLSKYVKSKDGKSHVYELYAISNHYGGLGGGHYTAHAKLVDENRWYHFDDGHVAPVDENEIKTSAAYLLFYQRVKTGPGAEEGETSRANMDF, encoded by the exons ATGACGATTCCTGATTCGAGTTTCATGATGGACAATGGGGCGAGTTGCTTGCCGCACCCTCCCGAGGAGGAGAATCGAATCGTAACGGATTTGATGAATAAATCGGAGTCTAATTTGAAAGAAGGCAACCTCTATTACGTCATTTCCAACCG GTGGTTTACAAGCTGGCAGAGGTATGTTGGACAAGGCAATGGTGAATGTTCAACTGATAAGAAGTTTTCTGATTCTCAACAATCGAATGTGGTTCCTTCGAAAAGGGCGGATAGACCTGGACCAATCGATAATTCTGATATAGTTCTAGACAATAATGATTGTGGGAGCAATGAGTTAGAGGTTCGTAGAGGATTGCATGAAGGGGTGAACTATGTTTTAGTTCCTCAAGAAGCTTGGGAAAAGCTTTCTGATTG GTACAAAGGAGGACCAGCATTACCGAGGAAGTTGATTTTACAAGGTGTCAAGCAGCATCAATTTCATGTGGAGGTTTACCCACTTTGTCTTAATTTGGTTGATTCAAGAGACAATAGCGAATCAGTTATAAGGTTAAGCAAAAAG GCTTCTATACGTGAGCTTTATGAGACAGTGTGTGCACCTAGAGGAATAGAATATGGAAAG GCTCGTATTTGGGACTACTTCAATAAGCGGAAACATACAGCACTAAATATTTCGAGCCAAACCCTGGAGGAATCAAACTTGCAGATCAATCAGCAT ATCTTTCTGGAGGTGCAAGCTGATGGACATTATTCTTCTCAATTTGGCATGGATTCAACAGGGAATGAGTTAGCTTTGGTACCTCTAGAACCTTCAAGATCATCTTTGACAATTGCAGGGGGGCCAACCATGTCGAATGGTCATTCAACCGGTTATAGTTTTAATTTGAATCGGGGAAGTGCTTTGGCCACAGGATGCAGTGATATAGATGATAGATATGATAGTTATAACTCTGTGAAGAAAGGAGATCGAGGGGGACTGGCAGGACTGCAGAATCTCGGAAATACTTGTTTTATGAATAGTGCCATTCAGTGTTTAGTCCACACGCCCCCTCTGTTTGAGTATTTCTTGCAAGATTATTTTGAGGAGATCAACACAGAAAATCCACTAGGAATGAAT GGTGAGCTTGCAATTGCCTTTGGTGAGCTACTGAGAAAATTGTGGTCCTCTGGGCGAACAACAATTGCTCCGCGTGCATTTAAGGGGAAATTGGCTCGATTTGCTCCACAATTTAGTGGTTATAATCAGCATGACTCTCAG GAACTTCTTGCCTTCTTACTAGATGGGCTGCATGAAGATTTGAATCGTGTCAAACAAAAGCCTTACATTGAAACAAAGGATTCAGATGGTCGAGCAGATGAGGAAGTTGCAAATGAGTGCTGGAATTATCACAAGGCCCGGAATGATTCTGTAATTGTTGATGTTTGCCAA GGTCAATACAAGTCCACACTGGTTTGCCCAGTGTGTGGCAAAATCTCAATTACTTTTGACCCCTTCATGTACTTATCGTTGCCAATGCCTTCAACGGTGACCCGAACAATGACAGTAACCATGTTTTATGGTGATGGAAGCGGTCTTCCTATGCCTTACACTGTGACTGTGCCTAAACATGGTTGCTGTAAAGATCTTAGCCAGGCATTGGGTACAGCATGCTGCTTGAGGGGTGATGAAAGCCTTCTTCTTGCAGAG GTTCGTGAACATGCTATCCATCGGTATTTTGAGAACCCTTTGGAATCATTAGTTTCAATAAAGGATGATGAACATGTTGTCGCCTACCGATCCAAGAAGGTTACAGGAAGAATAAAACTAGAAATTATTCATCGAGTGCAGGAAAAGCAGGAAAA ATTCACATCAGAGAATCTCAAGGGTGGGGGTAGGAAGCATTTTGGAACACCTCTGGTGACTTATTTGGGTGAAGATGCTCTAAATGAAGCTGATATCAGTATAGCTGTTTCTAGAATGCTCTCACCTTTGAGAAGAAGATATTCTTCTTTGACTCATAAAGCTCATAACAGCAAGGAAAATGGCTTTGTTTCAGAAACCACCAATGAACCGTTGGGCAGCTATAATTCTCAATCCGGGCCAGGAGACCAATCAATCAACAACACAGAACTAGAGGAAACATCCAGCAGGGACATGTCCTTGCAGCTGTCTTTGACTAATGGAATTGGTTTGAGCTGTAAGCCAATTGACAAGGATTCTCTTGTTAAATCCAGTCAACTTGTTAAGGCTTTTCTGGACTGGAGTGACAAAGAACATGAATTATACGATTCCAGTTACCTCAAGGATCTCCCAGAGGTTCACAAGACTGTGTTCACTGTTAAGAAAACCTGGCAGGAAGCTGTCTCTTTGTTTTCATGCTTGGAGGCGTTCTTGACAGAAGAACCTCTAGGGCCAGATGACATGTG GTACTGCCCAAGGTGCAAGGAACATAGACAAGCGacaaaaaaacttgatttgtggATGTTACCGGACATCCTTGTTGTTCACTTGAAACGGTTTTCTTACAGCAGATATCTGAAGAACAAACTTGACACTTATGTGAATTTCCCCATTCGCAATCTTGATTTGAGCAAATATGTGAAAAGCAAAGATGGGAAATCTCACGTGTATGAGCTATATGCCATCAGCAACCATTACGGTGGTCTTGGTGGTGGGCACTACACTGCACATGCCAAG TTGGTCGATGAGAATAGATGGTACCATTTTGATGACGGTCATGTGGCTCCAGTTGATGAAAATGAGATCAAGACATCGGCTGCGTATCTATTATTCTATCAAAGAGTTAAAACTGGACCAGGGGCGGAGGAAGGAGAGACATCACGGGCTAACATGGATTTCTGA
- the LOC122281550 gene encoding uncharacterized protein LOC122281550: protein MKGRSHRYQSTDPPDDWVDESWTVDCLCGVNFDDGEEMVNCDECGVWVHTRCSRYVKGDDIFVCDKCKVKNSINRNDSEETEVAQLLVELPTKTVRMEKSAHTSNGPPPRRPFRLWTDIPIEERVHVQGIPGGEPGLFGGLSSVFTPELWKCTGYVPKKFNLQYREFPCWDEKKEGDSRVEDENENPIDKGAGVLFSLSKEKVLAAPMAALVSMRGRSEEEGGGKVPLKDMITWESEELDARRAQNGVKKERSLLRHAVVQSGKRKKEDWGASKDRSGKKKARSSDKEADARKRASYSSKTVFTPTSDAKQVEFYEDRGLKLIKNDIKNKNLKDASVQELLPDAYLAVENNAQELKNNLAAIEHSSEALPSVLPKCSSGVGLNEERDCHQVPIAVGSSSNAVDVVASSLENNDAGGIPVKEEGGSEANDNVENSVEGSARSVVKSPIEALASTAPKVKDNLVAQDFNGDFPPSLDQPNVEVKTEEDDANSRGLLKTRSSLLGDAKETGISSDQMSGNSKLNNVVISSLQSTDQKQVAERTSEAVSYYHIDKFNESSGGPCQPKRELEGGLEGSVAVKKIPSEAKHAMGFAEERSISGGTISNTPALPSQHKMVVCVGKTSSPSSTIVTSKSSPIDEIKPADTQNLNIVALQRVTSECSVGCKKDCASNDVVKDEERDDLPRNTVKDRPKYSENSSSKASHSSRISHDPVAKRSVSDSKESVHNSSSKSLSAQNIVPTPESGESAGSLHPPKSLHSQNKIPASGLPQRAEKSNQTNYQLPSKMNQSHGPSVHPPSNSPATLSDEELALLLHQELNSSPRVPRVPRMRNAGSLPQLASPSATSMLLKRSSNSGGKDHGLVSRRKYKDTSKDVFRRSHEHDDEAKKMDRVPSSPDQRRQDIMHTVDASTKRDDNGSPTSFHSVKKNIAPASATTTNSDPSSSTEANELNLSSARDSPRNTSDDDTGAVGGPVHRTLPGLINEIMGKGRRMTYKELCNAVLPHWHNLRKHNGERYAYSSHSQAVLDCLRNRHEWARLVDRGPKTNSSRKRRKSDADDSEDNEYGKGRMAKEVEGKSLDPQREEFPKGKRKARKRRRLALQGRGIKDVRKTRKADLLSDDDVGPFSDSSEESIFSEDEIPGGGACPAGSEASASLDDTGTI, encoded by the exons ATGAAGGGCCGGTCGCACCGTTATCAGAGCACGGACCCTCCGGACGACTGGGTCGATGAATCTTGGACCGTGGACTGCTTGTGCGGTGTGAACTTCGACGATGGCGAAGAGATGGTCAACTGTGATGAGTGCGGTGTGTGGGTGCACACGCGTTGCTCGCGGTACGTGAAGGGAGATGATATATTTGTGTGTGATAAATGTAAAGTAAAGAACAGTATTAATAGGAATGATAGTGAGGAGACCGAGGTTGCACAGCTGTTGGTTGAGCTCCCTACGAAGACCGTGAGAATGGAGAAGAGTGCGCATACGTCCAATGGGCCGCCCCCTCGGCGTCCTTTTAGGCTTTGGACAGATATACCAATAGAGGAGAGGGTGCATGTTCAAGGGATACCAGGTGGCGAGCCTGGTTTATTTGGTGGATTGTCGTCGGTGTTTACGCCGGAGCTGTGGAAGTGCACTGGATATGTGCCCAAGAAGTTTAATCTTCAGTATAGGGAGTTCCCTTGTTGGGATGAGAAGAAAGAGGGCGATTCTAGGGTTGAAGATGAGAATGAGAATCCGATTGATAAGGGGGCTGGGGTTTTGTTCTCCTTGTCTAAGGAAAAAGTTTTGGCTGCCCCAATGGCAGCTTTGGTGAGCATGAGAGGCAGGAGCGAAGAAGAAGGCGGTGGAAAGGTTCCTTTGAAGGATATGATAACGtgggagagtgaagaattagatgcTAGACGAGCACAAAATGGTGTGAAGAAGGAGAGGAGCTTGCTTCGTCATGCTGTAGTGCAATCGGGTAAGCGGAAGAAAGAAGATTGGGGTGCATCCAAAGATCGGAGTGGGAAGAAGAAGGCTAGATCTAGTGATAAAGAGGCAGATGCAAGGAAGAGAGCTTCATATTCTTCTAAAACAG TGTTTACACCCACCAGTGATGCAAAACAAGTGGAATTTTATGAAGACAGAGGTCTgaagttaataaaaaatgacattAAGAACAAGAACCTGAAGGATGCTAGTGTGCAGGAACTTCTACCAGATGCTTATCTTGCAGTAGAAAATAATGCACAAGAGCTCAAGAACAACTTAGCTGCTATTGAGCACTCTTCAGAAGCCTTACCGTCAGTCTTGCCCAAGTGCAGTTCGGGAGTTGGTCTCAATGAAGAAAGAGATTGCCATCAAGTACCTATAGCAGTTGGGAGCTCTTCAAATGCTGTTGATGTTGTTGCATCATCGTTGGAAAACAATGATGCTGGTGGTATTCCTGTAAAAGAAGAG GGAGGTAGTGAGGCAAATGATAACGTAGAAAACAGTGTAGAAGGTTCTGCTAGAAGTGTTGTGAAGTCTCCTATTGAAGCTCTGGCTAGCACTGCACCTAAAGTTAAGGACAATCTGGTTGCTCAAGATTTTAATGGTGATTTTCCACCGAGCTTGGATCAACCAAATGTTGAGGTGAAGActgaagaagatgatgcaaatTCTAGGGGGCTCTTGAAAACTCGGTCTTCTCTTCTAGGTGATGCAAAAGAGACAGGGATATCTTCTGATCAGATGTCTGGAAATTCTAAATTGAATAATGTAGTGATAAGCAGTTTGCAATCCACTGACCAAAAACAAGTTGCTGAAAGAACTTCAGAAGCAGTCAGTTATTATcatatagataaatttaatgaaTCATCTGGTGGTCCTTGTCAGCCTAAACGAGAATTGGAAGGCGGCTTAGAAGGTTCTGTGGCAGTTAAAAAGATTCCTTCTGAAGCCAAACATGCAATGGGGTTTGCTGAAGAGCGTTCAATTTCTGGTGGAACTATCTCAAACACTCCAGCACTACCCAGCCAGCATAAAATGGTAGTTTGTGTTGGAAAAACTTCTTCCCCTTCATCCACCATTGTGACTTCCAAATCATCCCCTATTGATGAAATTAAACCTGCAGATACTCAGAATCTAAATATTGTTGCCCTGCAACGAGTAACATCTGAGTGCAGTGTCGGCTGTAAGAAGGATTGTGCTTCAAATGATGTGGTCAAGGATGAAGAAAGGGATGACTTGCCTAGGAACACAGTGAAGGATCGTCCAAAATATTCtgaaaattcttcttcaaaagcATCACATTCAAGCAGGATTTCTCATGATCCTGTTGCAAAACGAAGTGTATCAGATTCTAAAGAATCTGTCCATAATTCATCTTCTAAGTCATTATCAGCCCAGAATATTGTGCCTACCCCTGAGTCTGGTGAATCTGCAGGATCACTGCACCCTCCGAAGTCTTTACATTCACAAAATAAGATTCCGGCTTCAGGTTTACCACAGAGAGCTGAAAAGTCTAACCAGACAAATTACCAACTGCCATCTAAGATGAATCAGAGTCATGGGCCTTCTGTGCATCCTCCTTCAAATTCTCCTGCAACCCTCAGCGATGAAGAG CTTGCCTTACTTTTGCACCAAGAGCTCAACAGTTCTCCTAGGGTACCTCGCGTGCCACGTATGCGCAATGCAGGTAGCTTACCTCAGTTGGCTTCTCCTAGTGCAACAAGCATGTTATTGAAACGTTCATCTAATTCTGGAGGAAAGGATCATGGTTTG GTTTCTAGAAGAAAATACAAGGATACATCCAAAGATGTGTTCCGTCGTTCTCACGAGCATGATGATGAAGCTAAAAAGATGGACAGAGTGCCATCTTCTCCTGATCAGAGGAGACAAGACATAATGCATACGGTGGATGCCTCCACCAAGAGGGATGACAATGGATCCCCAACATCCTTCCATTCTGTCAAGAAGAATATTGCTCCTGCTTCTGCTACAACTACAAACAGTGACCCGTCTTCCTCTACTGAGGCTAATGAACTGAATTTGTCATCTGCACGTGATTCACCTAGGAATACCTCTGATGATGATACAGGGGCTGTTGGGGGTCCAGTGCATCGCACTTTACCAG GCTTGATCAATGAGATTATGGGCAAAGGCAGGCGCATGACTTATAAGGAACTCTGTAACGCCGTCCTGCCG CATTGGCATAACTTGAGGAAGCACAATGGAGAGCGATATGCATATTCAAGCCATTCTCAAGCTGTTCTTGATTGCTTGAGGAACCGCCATGAATGGGCTCGGTTGGTTGATCGTGGTCCCAAG ACAAATTCAAGTCGGAAAAGGCGTAAATCTGATGCTGATGACTCAGAGGATAATGAATATGGAAAAGGCAGAATGGCGAAGGAGGTAGAAGGCAAGAGCCTTGATCCTCAGAGAGAGGAGTTTCCCAAGGGCAAGCGAAAAGCGCGAAAACGCAGGCGATTGGCTCTCCAAGGAAGGGGAATAAAGGATGTGAGAAAGACAAGGAAGGCAGATTTGCTCTCTGATGATGATGTTGGACCATTTTCTGATTCCAGTGAGGAGAGTATATTTAGTGAGGATGAGATTCCCGGAGGTGGTGCATGTCCAGCTGGAAGTGAGGCCTCTGCTAGTTTAGACGACACAGGAACCATTTAG
- the LOC122282602 gene encoding polyadenylate-binding protein-interacting protein 11-like, producing MASVENAGVELGLSVGSSSRSFDSPEESVGAASAPSPSFNGHDQANHSHVRQLIDSQGSHNNSDGPILIPHHDQPLYITAPAHVNGGHMAPQSFDVKIGAPRSNGGDLERNGDAMAGGGESLNRDMRELQELFSKLNPLAEEFVPLSLVGLNGGFYANNLEMQGNNRNGFVNGNAGRRRKNYNQGKRRLNTRTSLAQREESIRRTVYVSDIDQQVTEEQLAALFVNCGQVVDCRICGDPNSVLRFAFIEFTDEEGAMAALNLSGTMLGFYPVRVLPSKTAIAPVNPTFLPRTEDEREMCARTIYCTNIDKKVSQADVKLFFESVCGEVYRLRLLGDYNHSTRIAFVEFVMAESAIAALNCSGVVLGSLPIRVSPSKTPVRPRAPRLPIH from the exons ATGGCCTCTGTTGAGAATGCTGGGGTGGAGTTGGGGCTAAGCGTGGGCTCCTCGAGCCGAAGCTTCGATTCTCCAGAAGAATCAGTTGGTGCAGCTTCGGCACCTTCGCCATCATTCAACGGTCACGATCAGGCCAACCACAGCCACGTTCGACAACTTATCGACTCCCAGGGCTCACACAACAACAGCGACGGCCCGATTCTGATTCCCCATCACGATCAGCCGCTTTACATTACGGCCCCGGCGCACGTCAACGGCGGCCACATGGCCCCGCAGAGCTTCGATGTGAAGATCGGGGCCCCCCGATCCAACGGCGGGGATTTGGAGAGGAATGGGGACGCTATGGCCGGCGGCGGAGAGAGCCTCAACCGGGACATGAGGGAGTTGCAGGAGCTGTTCTCGAAGCTGAACCCCTTGGCCGAGGAGTTTGTGCCTTTATCGCTGGTGGGTTTGAATGGTGGATTCTACGCTAATAACTTGGAAATGCAAGGCAACAACAGAAATGGATTTGTTAACGGCAACGCCGGCCGACGG AGGAAGAATTATAATCAAGGGAAACGGAGGCTGAACACCAGGACAAGTTTGGCTCAGCGAGAGGAGTCCATTCGGAGGACTGTGTATGTGTCTGACATTGATCAACAG GTCACTGAAGAACAGCTTGCAGCTCTGTTTGTCAACTGTGGACAG GTTGTTGACTGTCGTATATGTGGTGACCCCAATTCTGTTCTTCGTTTTGCCTTTATTGAGTTTACTGATGAAG AAGGTGCAATGGCTGCTTTAAATCTGTCAGGGACAATGCTTGGATTCTACCCTGTGAGAGTGCTGCCTTCTAAAACAGCTATTGCACCAGTTAACCCAACTTTTTTGCCTAGG ACTGAAGATGAACGTGAGATGTGTGCACGAACCATATATTGTACAAATATTGACAAAAAG GTTTCTCAAGCTGATGTTAAACTCTTTTTTGAATCAGTCTGCGGAGAG GTTTATCGCTTGAGGCTACTAGGGGACTATAACCATTCCACTCGTATTGCTTTTGTTGAGTTTGTTATG GCTGAAAGTGCAATTGCCGCTCTAAACTGTAGTGGTGTGGTTCTGGGTTCCCTGCCGATAAG GGTAAGCCCGTCAAAGACGCCTGTCCGTCCTCGTGCTCCCCGTCTTCCCATACATTAA